A window of Macrococcus sp. 19Msa1099 genomic DNA:
TCCTGTAGATGTATTAACATATGCTGTCCAAAAGTTCTCTGGATTACCAGAAAATCAAGTTATAGGATCTGGTACAATACTTGATACTGCACGTTTTAGACATTTATTAAGTCAAGAGTTTAACGTTTCTCCTAACAGTGTTCACGGTTATATTATCGGTGAACATGGAGATTCAGAATTAGCGGTATGGAGCGGTACAAATATTGCAGGTAATTCACTTTATGATATTTTAAATGAAAATCCTGAAAAACAGAAACTGATAGAAGAAATATTTGTCAATACGCGTGATGCGGCTTACGAAATTATTAAAGCTAAAGGTGCCACTTATTACGGTGTTGCAATGGGCTTAATGCGTATTTCTAAAGCAATCTTAAATAATGAGAACGTTGTACTGACAGTATCTGCGAAATTAAATGGTGAGTATGGCCATGACGATGTATATATCGGTGTCCCTGCGATTATTAACAGAAACGGCATCAGAGAAGTATTAGAAACACCATTAAATACAGAAGAAAAAGAAAAGTTTGCAAAATCAGTAGAAACTTTAAAAGCGATTCAAACACCATTTTTCAGCTAAATAATTTAATCAATGATTAATTGAATGCAATGGATAAACCCTGGACGGTATGAGGAAATTTCTCCTTCTATTACTGTTTGGGGTTTTTATAAGGAGAGAATTATTGTATCACTGTTGAAAGTGACTTAAATTTTAGTTAAGCTTATTAACAATGATTATGACAAAAAGGAGGATATATATGAAAATCTCAGCAAAATCGATTTTCTTCGTTATATTAGGTTCATTAATTTTCTCACTTGCAGTGAATGTATTTATTATTCCTGCAAATTTGGGTGAAGGCGGCGTAACTGGGATGTCATTGATTTTCCTTTACAAGTTTGGTTGGTCACCCGCAATTACGACGTTAATTATGAATGTAGTCTTGCTTATTGTGGGATTTAAATTTTTATCTAAACGTTCGATGATTTTAACGATTATTTCTATTATTTCGCTTTCTGTATTTTTGAAGCTTACAGAGCCGTTACAACTTCATCTTAAAGAAGTGCTTGTAAGTACCATCTTTGGAGGGTTTCTCATTGGTGTAGGTATTGGAATGATTGTTCTCGTTGGTGGTACAACTGCAGGAACTACGATTTTAGCGAGAATTGCACATAAATATCTGGATGTAAACACTTCATATGCGCTACTGTTCTTTGATTTGATTGTTGTAGCTTTATCACTAACTGTTATTTCGGTAGAACGTGCGTTACTAACTGTGCTAAGTTTATATATCGGCACAAAGGCGATGGATGTAATGATCGAAGGATTGAACCCTAAGAAAGCCATTACAATCATCTCTCAAAACCCAGATCCGATAGCGAAGATGCTGGATGAAGATATCGGGCGAGGTGTTACAATTTTGAATGGCCGTGGTTATTATTCTAAAAGAGAAACAGATGTACTTTATTGTGTAATCAATAAGCTGCAGTTAACACGTACGAAACGTATGATTAAAAAAATTGATGAGCAGGCATTCGTAGTCGTACATGATGTACGTGATGTACTTGGTAACGGATTTATGACAGAAGACTAATGCGCTAAATATAAAACCCGGCTGATGTGTTAATAACACAACAGTCGGGTTTTACTGTGATTATGATCTATTTTGACAGAAGAGATATTTCTTAGCCTAAGGATGTATCGGAATGAATGAAAGCATCTCTGATATTTTTATTTTCTTCTTCAAATAAGGGGTTGTGGCTTGAAACGACACCATACTGTTCAGCAGATGGATCGATATATGATTTAATTTTGTTGACTGCTATTGCAGCATCGTGAAAGCAACCGGCGATTAAATTCACTTTTGCATCGTGTTTCAATATATCACCGATAGCATAAATACCATCGATATTTGTACTGCCATCTGCATTACCTGCAATATAAAAATTATCTGCACGATGAAGATTGATATCGCTTTTATCAAGGAGTTCGGAATCCATGTGAAAACCATGATTAATAATGACTTCATCTACAGCTAAAGTATAAATAGTATTATCTTGTTTTTTGATGACTGCAGAAGTGATATAGTCATCTTGAGCATTAAAAGAATGTATCCATTGGTTATTGAGCTTAATGACACCTAGCTGATCTAATTGATTGACCATTTCTTCATGGCCTTTGAAATCTTCTTTGCGACAAATGATGTGTACACTATTAGCATAAGGTGCTATGTCTCTCGCCCAGTCAATTGCAGTATTTCCTCCGCCAGATATCAAGATGTCCTTATCTTTAAATCTTGTGAGGGAAGGGACGACATAATGAAGATTATTGATTTCAAATCTTTCCGCATCTTGAATATCTAATTTTATCGGATTAATAATACCTGAGCCAATTGCAATAATAACACTACGAGAAAAATAAGAGTGCTTATTAGTGATCACTTCAAATGAATGACTGTGGTGTTTTTTTATATTGATTACCTTTTCGTTGAGATTCACTTCGGGACGAAAGGTTTTACCTTGAGTTACTAAGTCTGTCATTAGTAATGCTGCGGGTTTAGGTGTTGTGGCACCGATATCCCATACAATCTTTTCTGGATAGAGATTGAGTTTGCCTCCAAGCTTATCATTATATTCAATTATTCGGGCATCTAGACCTCTTAATCCTGCATAGAAACTTGCATATAATCCAGCTGGGCCTCCGCCGATGATTGTTACATCTTTCATATTCTCAGTTCCTTTCTGCTCAATCTTGCTATAATAAATATTATACATTAAAATATCAATATTGATAATCATTATCAATTAATGATAAGAGAGAAAGTTGGGTATCATGAGCAGATTACAAGGGAATAAAGTAACAATCAGTTACGGAGATAAAGAAATTGTAAAATCATTGGACATTTCCATTCCAGATCATAAGATCACATCAATCATCGGTCCAAATGGATGTGGTAAATCTACATTACTTAAAGGCTTATCGCGTATATTATCCGTGAAGACAGGTGAAATTATACTTGATGGAAAAAGTATTCACGAGCAATCAACTAAAGAAGTTGCTAAGAAAATTGCAGTACTTCCTCAGTCACCCGATGTAACAGATGGTCTAAGTGTAGAGGAACTTGTAAGTTATGGTAGGTTCCCATATCAAAAAGGATTCGGACGTCTATCAGCTGAAGATAAGATGGAAATTGACTGGGCACTTCGTGTGACTGGAACATGGGACTATAAAACACGTAATGTAAATGATTTGTCAGGGGGGCAGAGACAACGCGTATGGATTGCTATGGCGCTTGCACAAAAGACGGATATTATCTTTCTTGATGAACCTACAACGTATCTGGATATTTCACATCAACTTGAAATACTGGAGCTTATACAAACATTGAATCGAGAAGAAGGATGCACAATCGTTATGGTGCTTCACGATATTAATCAGGCAATTCGCTTTTCTGATCATTTAATTGCAATGAGAGAAGGTGAGATTATTAAAGAGGGTAAGCCAGAAGAAGTTCTGACGAAAGATATATTGGCGAAAGTATTTAATATTGATGCGGAGATATCTAATGACCCGCGTAACGGTAAACCGATGCTTGTGACTTATGATTTACTATGCAGACATTATATGAAAGACGTAGCTCGAAATCATGAATAGAACTTACCTCTTCAAAAATTATTTTTACTCAGGGCTTTTATTATCAATGATTTTTTTAGTTATTACGTTGTTACTTTCTTTTATGTTAGGTTCAGAAAATTATAGCCTCTACGAAGTCGTTCAAGCTGTGTTTCATTATAATAATAGTGAGGTCCATAACATCATCCGCGAAATTCGAATGCCACGTGAAGTTGCAGCGATGCTTGTTGGAATGAGCCTTGCTTGTAGTGGTGCAGTAATGCAAGGAATAACGAGAAACCCACTTGCAGATCCAGCACTTATCGGTCTGAATGCGGGGGCATTGTTATTTATCAGTATTATGTTTGCGATAGTACCAGGTGCAAACTTTATAATGATTATGTTATCAGGATTTATAGGTGCGATTATCGGTGGGACAATTGTACTTATGCTGGGAAATTCAAAGCGTGGAGGATTTAACGCGATGAAAATTATTTTAGCGGGAGCAGCGGTAAGTACATTGATGACCGCACTTGCACAGGGAGTTTCGATATATTTTAAGACGAACCAAAGCAATTTATTATGGTCAAGCGGAGGTGTAACAGGAACAACGTGGCAACATATATTTTATGCAGCACCGGTGATTCTGATTACGCTGTTGCTATTATTTATCTTCAGTAGACAGCTTACAATTTTAAGTGTAGGAGATGAAATGGCTGCAGGATTAGGCGTAAATACATCAAAGACGAGAGTGTTATTCTCAGTGCTCACGATGATACTTGCAGGTGTGGCCGTTGCTTTAGTCGGATCCCTTGCTTTTGTAGGGTTAATGGTTCCCCATATTGCTAGAATGCTTGTAGGTATTGATTATAGAAAGTTATTGCCATTTACAACGATACTCGGTGGAATCTTCGTAGTTTGGGCGGATATTATTGCACGTCAGACAGGTGAGGCACCTATTGGAGCGATTGTCTCGATTATCGGTGTTCCATTCTTTATATATCTTGTCAGAAGGGATGGGACGATGTGAACATAAATAAGATAACAAGACAGTGGTTCGTGATGATTGCACTTATAATATTATTGTTTATTGTGATTATCATCAGTATGACAACAGGCGACTTTAAAATGGCCCCCAATACTTTTTTACGCACATTATTTGGAGCTGGTGATGAAACAGAAACTATGATTCTTTATGAGTTTCGATTGCCGAGATTACTCATTACGATAATGGGAGGCGTCGCACTTGCTCTAAGCGGTGCCATTTTGCAAAGTATTACGAAGAATCCTCTTGCGGACCCTGGGATAATGGGAATCAATGCAGGGAGTGGCTTCTTCATTGCGCTGTTGATGATATTTATACCTGTAGATAGTAGCAACTTTATCTATGTGTTACCTCTTTTTAGCATGATGGGCGCTTTGATTACAATCGGTGTCGTGCTTAAATTAAGCTATGATAAAGAAACAGGTATTAATCCGGTAAAGATGATACTTATAGGAATCGGTCTTTCTACTGCTCTTAGCGGTGCGATGATGATGCTGACTTCAACTTTTAATAAAGAAGATGTAGAGTTTATATCGAAATGGCTTGGCGGGGAAATCTGGGGAGACAGTTGGTCATTTGTAATCATGCTAGGGGTAATATTGTTAATCTGTCTGCCATATATTATGCAAAAATTAACGGTACTGAATATATTGAATACTCATGATCATGTAGCGACAGGTGTTGGTGTTAATTTATCAGTAGAACGTCGTAATGCGGTGATTATTTCAGTCTTATTATGTGCAGGTGCTGTATCTGTATGTGGAAGTATCGCATTTGTAGGCTTGATAAGCCCGCACATCGCACGACAACTTGTTGGTGCAAGACATGAACGTTTTATCCCGGTGACAATCGTGATTGGTGCAATATTACTCAGTTTTGCAGATATGGTGGGACGCCTTCTCATATCTCCTGCAGGTATCCCGGCGGGTATTCTCGTAAGCATTATAGGAGCACCATATTTTCTTTATTTGATGAGAAAAAATCTATAGCCCCCACATTAATTCAATAGTATAAAATATTATATTGATGCATAATATATTATGCAAAAGGGAATGTATATTAAAAGAATGAAGTGGAGTGGGTATGATGGATAAGCATCCATTAATAAGTGCGTATACGTCTTTTGTGAGAAATAGGTCAAACGATAAGATAGGAGTTATTGGACAGCCTGATGCAGGAAAAAGTGCGCTTATCAACTTGCTTTGTGAGAGTAAAGCATATATATCTGTTCAAACGGATGCAACGCTTGATACTAAAGCTTATGCTTATAATGATTATGGTTATCTTGTTGATTTTCCAGGTGTTGGAACGGAAGTTATGACGGTAAAAAAATATAAAAAAATTATTCAGAATGTAAATATAAAGCATTATCTATATGTATTTTCGAGTAAGATAAAAGCAGTAGATATAGAAATAATTAAATATTTAGCGAAGCAAGACAAAGACATTACTTTTATATACAATAAAGTGGATACATTAATCGATGTGCAAGGTGAAGATAATAAAGAAGCGTTAATTCGTGATAAAGATGTAGAACTTAATGTGATGATGAAAGAAATAATCCATAAAAAACAATCTTATACATTTACAAGCGTAGTAGATCATACGGGTATTGATTCGTTAAAATACGTGCTGGACGAAATCTTTGTGACTGAAGAAACGTTATTTATTAGTCGATATCAAGACAATAAATATAAAGAAAGTTATTTAAATTATAAGACCCAATCCGCCTTTCCTAAATTGTTTACGCCAAGCTTTAAAACTATCCTTTTGAAAGCGAACTATAAATCATTAGAGCGCACTATAATGGAGCACTTTAAAATACAGGAAGAAGACATTATTGAACATGCACAAAAATGCATTACAATTCAGGAATTAATTGATGAATTTGAACAACAAAACTCGGATAAAAAGGTGAGCAAAGCGATGGCGCTTACTAAAATCGTGCAGCTTTTAAGAAGTTCCTTTAAAATAAAAAGTGTGAATCCGATTTCGATGGTTGTTACATCTATGCTTGAAGTTGGAATTAGCAATGCATTTCCGGTATTACAAGCTATCAGTAAGTATATGAATGAAATTCGTCAGATTGCGGATGACATGATTGTTGAAGAACAGAAAATTTATAAACAACAATAGGAGGTTATCATTTTGTGCACTAGAAAATGGTGGAAAGAAGCGGTCTGTTATCAAATCTATCCAAGAAGCTTTAAGGATTCTAATGGTGATGGAATTGGTGATATCAATGGTATCACGGAGAAGCTCGATTATTTAAAGGATCTAGGTATCGATGTCATATGGGTGAGCCCGATATTTGAGTCTCCTAATGATGATAATGGATATGATATTAGTGATTATCAAGAGATTATGCGAGATTTCGGGACAATGGAAGACTTTGATCGCTTGCTTTATGAAGTACATGCAAGAGGCATGAAATTGATTCTAGACCTTGTCATTAATCATACAAGTGACGAACACAGCTGGTTTGTAGAAGCGAAGAAGAGTAAAGATAATGAATTTCGTGACTGGTACATATGGAAAGATGGCAAAGATGATAAAGAGCCTAACAACTGGGCTAGTATATTTGAAGGATCAGCATGGGAGTACGATGCAACGACAAATCAATATTACATGCACGTATTCAGCAGAAAGCAACCAGATTTAAACTGGGAAAATGAAAACATGCGCCAAGCGATATATAATATGGTGAACTGGTGGCTGGACAAAGGTATCGATGGATTCAGGGTGGATGCGATTAGTCATATTAAGAAAAGTTTTGATAAGGGAGATTTGCCTGGAGCAGATAAGCTGGGCTACGCAGAATCTTTCGAAGGACATATGAATCAACCAGGTATTCAAGAGTACTTGCAGGAACTTAAAGAAAATACATTTGATAAATATGACATTATGACAGTGGGTGAAGCCAATGGTGTAACGATTGAAGACTCAGAAGAATGGGTCGGTGAAGAGAACGGCAAATTCAATATGGTCTTTCAATTTGAACATTTAAATCTATGGGATCATAACGTAGGTAAGAGCTTTGATATTAAAGGGTATAAAGATGTTCTGAATAGCTGGCAAAAAGGACTTGAGGATAAAGGATGGAATGCGCTATTTATTGAGAACCATGATCGTCAACGGGTGTCATCTACATGGGGAGATGATGAAGAATATTGGTATGAAAGTTCTACAAGTCATGCTGTTGTATATTTCTTGCAGCAAGGAACACCATTTATATATCAAGGGCAAGAAATAGGTATGACGAACTACCCATTTGAAGATATTATAGATTTCGATGATGTACATGCAAAGAATATTTATAATCAAGAACTCAAAAAAGGTGTACCTAAAGAAGAAGTGATTGAGATGCTAAGACGTATCTCAAGAGACAATACGAGAACTCCGATGCAGTGGGATGATACGAAAAATGCGGGATTCACGAAAGGAACACCATGGCTTAAAGTAAATCCAAATTTTGAAGATATCAATGTATTTAAACAAGAGAAAGATGAAAATTCCATCTTAAATTTCTATAAGCAGTTAATCCAGCTTAAGAAAAAACATCTTACATTAACATATGGGACATTTGATTTAATCTACCCTGAAGATACTAAAGTATTTGCATATACGAGAACGTATGAAGGTGATCAGTTTATAATCATTGGAAATTTGAGTCACGACAAAGTGACGTTGAAAAAAGATGAATCGCTTAAAATGAGTGATGAATCCCTTGTACTCTATAACTATCAGAAAGAAGAAAGATCTGAGGACATATTTACTTTTCAGCCTTTTGAGGCGCGTATATACCATATCGAAAACAGGTGACGCATTGCGTTACCTGTTATTTTTTATATTCTATAGTTTGGTATAATAAAGGTATTAAAATAGCGAGGGATATATATGGGGAAATTAGAACGCAAGAAATTATACGAAGAGATTGCCGAAGTAATTACTGAGAAGATAAAAAACGGAGAATATAGTAGGGGAGACAAGCTGCCTTCAATTCAAGCTTTGTCTAAAGAATACGGTGTTGGACAGGCCTCTATTCGTGAGGCGCTAAATGCATTACGTGTGATTGGGCTGTTGGAAATAAAGCATGGTGAGGGTACATTTGTTAAAGCGATTGAAACCTCTGCATTTACACCTGAAATAGCGCTATATGACAAGGAAGATATCAAGGATCTCCTTGAAGTGCGTAAAGTGCTTGAAATTGGATCTGTCAGAGCAGCTGCGATGCATAGATCCGAACAGCAATTGGAAGCGATACACTATACATTAAAACAAATGGAACAGGCAATGCATGACAGGGAAATAGGCGAAGAAAGCGACTTAAACTTTCATCTTTCTATTGCAGAAGCTTCTAATAATAAATTGTTAAAGCATATGTTAGTAGAAGTATCAGATAAAATTAAGACAGTGATGAAAGAAACGAGACAGATTTGGTTATTTAATGAAGAAAAATCAATTGAAAAGCTTTTTAATGAGCATACAGAGATTTTTCTGGCTATAAAAAATAGAAATATAAAACTTTCTGAGAAAAAAATGCTTAAACACCTGGAAGATGTGGAAGAAGTATTAATAGCGCATTATAAAATATAATTTTGTCACTTGCTTTTAGAAAAACGTTGCAATAGAATAGAACTATTGGTCACCGAGTCATATGATGACTGGTTAATTTCAGCTGTGGGCACACTGAAAAAAATTTGGGGGTATAACTATGAAAGTAAGCTTATTCAGTACATGTTTAGTAGATGTATTCGAAAAACGTGTGGGTATTGCAACAGTAGAATTATTAGAGAAACTGGGATGTGAAGTAGATTTCCCGGCAGCACAAGTATGTTGTGGACAACCTGCTTATAACTCAGGGTATCACGAGGAAACGAAGAAAGCTGCGAAGAATATGATTAAAGCTTTCGAGCAATCAGAAGTTGTCGTTGCACCTTCAGGATCATGTGTAACGATGTTTAAACATTATCCGGATCTATTCAAAAACGATGCAAAGTGGCAAGCACGTGCACAGGAACTTGCAGATAAAACGTATGAAGTTACGCAGTTCATTGTAGAAGTGCTAGGTATTACAAATGTAGGCGCAAAGCTTGATGGTGTAGCTACAATTCATCCATCATGCCATATGACACGCCTGTTAGGGAATGTGACTGCGCCTGCTAAACTTCTGAATGAAGTAGAAGGACTAGAAGTTGTTGAATTACCTAACTACTATAACTGTTGTGGTTTCGGTGGAACATTTGCTGTTAAAATGAGCGATGTTTCAGGTGAAATGGTAGATGAAAAAGTAGATTGCATCGTTGAAAGTGGTGCGGATTATTTAGTTGGTGGAGACTGCAGTTGTTTGATGAATATTGATGGTAGATTAAGACGTCGTGGTGTTGATGTGAAAGCTGTACATATCATTGAAATCTTAAATAACCAAGTGGAGGCGGTGACTACACGATGAGTATGAGAATAGGTAACGAAACGTTTAAGCAAGCAGTTAAAACTGAACTTAAAGATGAATTTATGCGTGGTGCTGTCAGTAGTGCGCAAGATAGATTAAGAGAACGCAAGCTTAAAACACAAGAGGACCTTGGAAACTGGGAAGAGTGGAGAGACCATTCTGAAGAGATTCGTCAACATACGCTTGCAAACCTTGACTATTACTTAAACATGCTTTCTGAGAATGTCGCTGCTAAAGGTGGTCATGTATTCTTCGCTGAAACAGCAGAAGAAGCCAATCAATATGTTCAAAAAGTACTACGTGACAAAAATGCTAAAAAAGTAGCAAAATCAAAATCAATGGTAACTGAAGAAATTGGTCTGAATGAAGCGATGGAAGCGGTAGGATGTGAAGTCATCGAGACAGACTTAGGAGAATATATTCTTCAAGTCGATGATCATAATCCACCTTCACATATCGTTGTACCTGCACTTCATCTTAATAAAGAGCAAATCGAAAAGGTCTTCAAAGAAAAACTTGGATATGATAAATCAAGTCAGCCGGAAGAACTTGCGTTATTTGCGCGTCAAAAGTTACGTGAAGAGTTTCTTTCTGCTGATGTCGGGATTACAGGATGTAACTTCGGTGTTGCAGAAAGTGGTTCATTCAGCCTAGTTACAAATGAAGGTAACGCACGTATGGTAACAACATTACCTAAAACTCAGATTACAGTTATGGGTATGGAACGTTTAGTTCCTACACATGAAGAACTGGAAGTATTAGTATCAATGCTTACGCGTTCGGCTGTAGGACAAAAATTAACAAGTTATGTGACAACTTTAACAGGCCCACGTGCGGAAGATGAAATTGATGGTCCGGAAGAGTTTCATTTAATTATTGTTGATAATGGACGCTCTAAAATTTTAGGAACGCAATTCCAATCTATTCTACAATGTATTCGTTGTGCTGCTTGTGTAAATGTTTGTCCTGTTTATCGTCAAACAGGTGGTCATTCATATGGTTCGATTTATCCAGGACCAGTTGGAGCGGTATTATCGCCATTACTTGGTGGATATGACACGTACAAAGAATTACCATATGCTTCTACATTATGTGGTGCTTGTACTGAAGCATGTCCTGTTAAGATCCCGTTACATGACTTATTGCTTGAACACAGACGTGTTATTGTTGAGGAAGAACATATGTCACCAGTTGCAGAACGTCTTGTCATGAAAGGTTTTGCACAAGGAGCTAGTCATTCAACTTTATTTAAATACGGTACTAAAGCAGCACCAGCATTAATGTCTCCGTTTGAAAACAAAGATAAAGGTATGATTACTAAAGGTCCTAAGCCTTTACAAGCATGGACAAATTCTCGTGATTTCCCAATGCCGGATGATGAAAACTTCCGCGATTGGATGCAAAAAAGATTGAAAAGAGGTGCGAAATAATGGAAAGAGGCACAATTCATAATAAAGGTTCATTCTTAAGTAACATCTCTAAAAATCTACAGCGTGAAATGCCGCAGCATGTAGAACGTCCAGAATGGCAATATCGTCCTCAAGATAAGACGCTTACAGGTCTTACGCAAGACGAACTATTAGAAGTTTTAAGACAGCAATGTAACTTCATTCATACTGATCTCGTTGAAACGACGACAGATAATATTAATGAAACATTGAAACAAGTTATTGATAAATACGGCAACGGGGAAGTTATTGCATGGAACGACAAACGTTTCGCTGATTTTGGAATCGATTTAGAAGCGCATGATGCCTTTATCTGGGATGAAGCAAAAGGTGCTGAGAACTTACAAGTCGCAGAACGTGCGAATGTCGGGATTACTTTCAGTGATGCAACACTTGCAGAGAGTGGAACGGTTGTATTATATGCGGATAAAGGTAAAGGGCGTAGTGTAAGTTTACTTCCTGCGACTTATATAGCCATTGTTCCTAAATCTACAATTGTGCCAAGGTTTACACAAGCTGCGCAACAGATGAATGCTATGATGGAAGACCAAGAAAACTTCCCTACATGCATTAATTTGATCACGGGACCATCAAATTCAGCAGATATCGAAATGAAACTTGTTGTTGGTGTTCA
This region includes:
- a CDS encoding LutB/LldF family L-lactate oxidation iron-sulfur protein, encoding MSMRIGNETFKQAVKTELKDEFMRGAVSSAQDRLRERKLKTQEDLGNWEEWRDHSEEIRQHTLANLDYYLNMLSENVAAKGGHVFFAETAEEANQYVQKVLRDKNAKKVAKSKSMVTEEIGLNEAMEAVGCEVIETDLGEYILQVDDHNPPSHIVVPALHLNKEQIEKVFKEKLGYDKSSQPEELALFARQKLREEFLSADVGITGCNFGVAESGSFSLVTNEGNARMVTTLPKTQITVMGMERLVPTHEELEVLVSMLTRSAVGQKLTSYVTTLTGPRAEDEIDGPEEFHLIIVDNGRSKILGTQFQSILQCIRCAACVNVCPVYRQTGGHSYGSIYPGPVGAVLSPLLGGYDTYKELPYASTLCGACTEACPVKIPLHDLLLEHRRVIVEEEHMSPVAERLVMKGFAQGASHSTLFKYGTKAAPALMSPFENKDKGMITKGPKPLQAWTNSRDFPMPDDENFRDWMQKRLKRGAK
- a CDS encoding lactate utilization protein C, encoding MERGTIHNKGSFLSNISKNLQREMPQHVERPEWQYRPQDKTLTGLTQDELLEVLRQQCNFIHTDLVETTTDNINETLKQVIDKYGNGEVIAWNDKRFADFGIDLEAHDAFIWDEAKGAENLQVAERANVGITFSDATLAESGTVVLYADKGKGRSVSLLPATYIAIVPKSTIVPRFTQAAQQMNAMMEDQENFPTCINLITGPSNSADIEMKLVVGVHGPIKATYIVVDDK